One Arthrobacter sp. StoSoilB20 DNA segment encodes these proteins:
- the pyk gene encoding pyruvate kinase, producing the protein MRRAKIVATFGPAISSFDNTLAVLEAGVDVARMNMSHGDYSVHDITYENVRKAAAQLGKPVAIMADLQGPKIRLGRFVDGPHELAVGDTFTITTEDVPGTKEICSTTLKSLTEDVNVGDALLIDDGKVAMRAIEVDDVKVVATVTVGGKVSNNKGINLPGVAVNVPALSEKDEDDLRWALKRGADLIALSFVRDASDIKRVHEIMDEEGRRVPVIAKIEKPQAVEQLHEIIDAFDAIMVARGDLGVELPLEEVPIVQKRAIELARRWAKPVIVATQVLESMIDNPRPTRAEASDCANAVLDGADAVMLSGETSVGQYPIETVKVMARIIESTEVHGLERVPPLGTKPKTRGGAITRAAVEIADQLDAKYICTFTQSGDSARRLSRLRPVKPVFAFTPVEHVWNQLALTWGIQPVLVPSVGHTDEMTAQVDKSLLEMDLVEEGDLVVIAAGSPPGQAGSTNSLKVHKVGDLADTSKTDDGSRKEPVGPWPEKKSKAKS; encoded by the coding sequence ATGAGACGCGCAAAAATTGTGGCAACTTTCGGCCCGGCTATCTCCAGCTTCGACAACACCCTCGCGGTGCTGGAGGCAGGCGTTGACGTTGCCCGCATGAACATGAGCCACGGCGACTACTCCGTGCATGACATCACCTACGAAAACGTCCGCAAGGCTGCGGCGCAGCTGGGCAAGCCTGTTGCGATCATGGCTGACCTGCAGGGACCCAAGATCCGTCTTGGCCGTTTTGTTGACGGACCCCACGAGCTGGCCGTCGGCGACACCTTCACCATCACCACCGAAGACGTCCCCGGCACCAAGGAGATTTGCTCCACCACGCTCAAAAGCCTCACCGAAGACGTCAATGTGGGCGATGCCCTGTTGATCGACGACGGCAAGGTGGCCATGCGCGCCATCGAGGTTGACGACGTCAAGGTTGTTGCCACCGTGACCGTTGGCGGCAAGGTCTCCAACAACAAGGGCATCAACCTGCCAGGCGTAGCCGTCAACGTTCCCGCCTTGAGCGAAAAGGACGAGGACGACCTCCGTTGGGCACTCAAGCGCGGCGCCGACCTCATCGCCCTCTCGTTCGTGCGTGATGCCTCAGACATCAAGCGCGTCCACGAGATCATGGACGAAGAAGGTCGCCGCGTACCGGTGATCGCCAAGATCGAAAAGCCGCAGGCCGTTGAGCAGCTCCACGAGATCATCGACGCCTTCGACGCCATCATGGTTGCTCGTGGCGACCTCGGTGTTGAACTGCCGCTCGAAGAGGTGCCGATCGTCCAGAAGCGCGCCATTGAACTGGCACGCCGCTGGGCCAAGCCGGTCATCGTGGCCACCCAGGTCCTCGAGTCCATGATCGACAACCCGCGTCCGACGCGCGCCGAGGCTTCGGACTGCGCCAACGCAGTGCTCGACGGCGCCGACGCAGTCATGCTCTCCGGTGAAACTTCCGTGGGCCAGTACCCCATCGAAACCGTCAAGGTCATGGCCCGGATCATCGAGTCCACCGAGGTTCACGGCCTCGAGCGCGTACCCCCGCTGGGCACCAAGCCCAAGACCCGTGGTGGCGCAATCACCCGTGCCGCCGTCGAAATCGCCGACCAGCTGGATGCCAAGTACATTTGTACTTTCACCCAGTCCGGTGACTCCGCACGACGCCTCTCGCGCCTGCGCCCGGTCAAGCCCGTCTTCGCCTTCACCCCGGTGGAGCACGTCTGGAACCAGCTGGCCCTCACCTGGGGCATCCAGCCGGTGCTGGTTCCCTCCGTGGGCCACACTGACGAGATGACCGCACAGGTTGACAAGAGCCTGCTCGAAATGGATCTCGTGGAGGAAGGCGACCTGGTTGTCATCGCTGCCGGTTCCCCTCCCGGACAGGCCGGTTCCACGAACTCGCTGAAGGTCCACAAGGTGGGCGACCTCGCCGACACCTCCAAGACCGACGACGGTTCACGCAAGGAACCCGTTGGCCCCTGGCCGGAAAAGAAGTCCAAGGCCAAGAGCTAG
- a CDS encoding ABC transporter ATP-binding protein: protein MARSVSRSARTGRFVTKAAAARSPRTTTSERVGAGTGNGRSVNRSAATGRFVTDSTARRNPSGTITQRV from the coding sequence ATGGCACGATCAGTTAGCCGCAGCGCCCGGACCGGGCGCTTTGTCACCAAGGCAGCTGCCGCCCGGTCACCCCGGACGACGACCAGTGAGCGGGTCGGCGCCGGAACCGGGAACGGACGTAGCGTGAACCGCTCGGCCGCAACGGGAAGGTTCGTCACCGACTCAACTGCGCGGCGGAACCCCAGCGGAACTATCACACAGCGGGTCTGA
- a CDS encoding helix-turn-helix transcriptional regulator has product MPRITQPHDDAWSPDVEDAVATFGNRSRNEILRFLTANGPASRGDIVAAVSAGEPSVAKHLIALEQVGAIEVDVEAGRRHGRSPRYSANPARIKELLDAHLRYVLEE; this is encoded by the coding sequence ATGCCACGGATCACGCAGCCTCACGACGACGCGTGGTCGCCTGACGTTGAAGACGCCGTGGCGACGTTCGGGAACCGATCAAGGAATGAGATTCTGAGGTTCCTGACGGCAAATGGTCCTGCATCCAGAGGGGACATCGTCGCTGCGGTCAGCGCCGGCGAACCCAGCGTCGCCAAACACCTCATAGCCCTTGAACAGGTCGGCGCCATTGAGGTCGATGTGGAGGCCGGACGGCGCCACGGCCGCTCTCCTCGCTACTCAGCGAATCCTGCCCGCATCAAGGAGTTGCTGGACGCCCACCTTCGGTATGTCTTGGAGGAGTAG
- a CDS encoding response regulator → MTEQTESTPTAQPARRVVVAEDETLIRLDIIEILKGEGYDVVGEADNGEKAVQLAEELKPDLVLMDVKMPVMDGISAAEKIVKARIAPVVLLTAFSQKELVERARDAGAMAYVVKPFSPADLIPAIEIALSRHEEIKALENEVSDLQEQFATRKLVERAKSLLTTKMGLTEPEAFRWIQKTSMDRRLSMREVAETIINQVN, encoded by the coding sequence GTGACCGAACAGACGGAGTCCACACCCACAGCCCAGCCGGCCCGACGCGTTGTCGTAGCCGAGGATGAGACCCTCATCCGCCTGGACATTATTGAGATCCTGAAGGGCGAGGGGTACGACGTCGTCGGCGAGGCAGACAACGGCGAGAAGGCCGTGCAGCTGGCCGAGGAATTGAAGCCTGATCTTGTCCTCATGGACGTGAAGATGCCTGTCATGGACGGCATTTCCGCGGCTGAGAAGATCGTCAAGGCACGTATTGCTCCCGTTGTCCTGCTGACTGCCTTCAGCCAGAAGGAACTGGTGGAGCGGGCACGCGATGCCGGCGCCATGGCGTACGTCGTCAAGCCGTTCTCCCCCGCGGACCTGATCCCGGCCATCGAGATCGCCCTGTCCCGCCACGAGGAAATCAAGGCGCTCGAGAACGAGGTCTCCGACCTCCAGGAGCAGTTCGCCACCCGCAAGCTCGTAGAGCGCGCCAAGAGCCTCCTGACCACCAAGATGGGCCTGACGGAGCCGGAAGCTTTCCGCTGGATCCAGAAGACCTCCATGGACCGCCGCCTCAGCATGCGCGAGGTTGCCGAAACCATCATCAACCAGGTCAACTAG
- a CDS encoding HigA family addiction module antitoxin → MAPELVEAFPPGDFLSEELEARHWSQSDFAQILGRPAQFVSEIIAGKKEITRESAAQIGAALGTGPEYWLNLQNSYLLWSQSQNAATRKELDEVKLRARMNELAPVSLLLKRGILTGRSLEEQESELVDLFQIQHIEDTPRFLAAARRSNRDEEPTPTQKAWLACARKHAQKLQVSKYDAEGLTRLAERLSRVVSAPENFAKLPDEFASVGVRIVYVEAFPGSKLNGASFLLDDDTRRPVIALSGRGKRLDVVLFTLLHEVAHILLGHVTPERLVIDEDTSSEPTELAADEKAGEWQIPGGLPTPPAAVRRGWIDSNAQRIGIHPVVVLGRLQRDKALDYRTALAKGAPTVNAHLERWSQSTLPSNILSVSSGARRSRPDS, encoded by the coding sequence ATGGCCCCCGAGCTCGTTGAAGCTTTCCCTCCTGGGGATTTTCTTTCCGAGGAGCTTGAAGCACGTCATTGGTCCCAGAGTGACTTTGCCCAGATTCTCGGACGTCCGGCGCAGTTTGTTTCGGAGATAATCGCCGGCAAGAAGGAAATCACTCGCGAGTCGGCGGCCCAGATTGGGGCAGCTCTCGGCACGGGCCCGGAGTACTGGCTAAACCTGCAGAATTCCTATCTTCTCTGGAGCCAGTCCCAGAATGCAGCTACTCGAAAGGAGCTGGACGAGGTCAAGCTCCGTGCTCGGATGAATGAACTCGCCCCAGTCTCCCTGCTACTTAAACGCGGCATCCTGACCGGAAGATCTTTAGAGGAACAGGAAAGCGAACTGGTCGATCTGTTCCAAATCCAACACATTGAAGATACTCCGCGCTTTCTCGCCGCAGCACGCCGTTCTAATCGCGACGAAGAACCCACTCCGACCCAAAAAGCCTGGCTGGCCTGCGCTCGTAAGCATGCGCAAAAGCTTCAAGTTAGTAAATACGATGCGGAAGGCCTCACGAGGCTGGCCGAACGGCTGTCCAGAGTGGTCTCTGCCCCAGAGAATTTTGCAAAGCTCCCTGATGAATTTGCTTCGGTTGGCGTGCGTATCGTTTATGTCGAAGCATTTCCTGGAAGTAAGCTCAACGGGGCCTCTTTTCTTCTCGACGACGATACCCGGCGACCGGTAATTGCTCTCTCGGGCCGAGGTAAACGACTCGACGTCGTCCTCTTTACTTTGCTCCACGAAGTTGCGCACATCCTCCTAGGGCATGTGACGCCCGAGCGCCTGGTAATTGATGAAGACACGTCTAGCGAGCCGACAGAGCTAGCGGCCGACGAAAAGGCCGGCGAATGGCAGATTCCAGGGGGACTCCCGACTCCGCCTGCAGCCGTGCGTAGAGGATGGATCGATTCTAACGCTCAGCGGATAGGTATTCATCCGGTGGTTGTACTTGGGAGACTGCAACGCGATAAGGCTCTTGACTACCGCACGGCTCTGGCAAAAGGTGCTCCCACTGTCAATGCGCACCTAGAACGCTGGAGTCAGTCAACGCTTCCGTCCAATATCCTTTCAGTTTCTTCAGGAGCGCGCCGGAGCCGCCCGGACTCATAG
- a CDS encoding glutamate synthase subunit beta, whose amino-acid sequence MADPRGFLKVRQRETQPRRPVPVRIMDWKEVYEAQEKGVLKSQAGRCMDCGVPFCHQGCPLGNLIPEWNDLVWRDKGEEAIERLHATNNFPEFTGRLCPAPCEASCVLGINQPAVTIKQVEVSIIDQAFDNDWVQPLPPTRLTGKTVAVVGSGPAGLAVAQQLTRVGHTVAVYERDDKIGGLLRYGIPDFKMEKEQVDRRLEQMKAEGTRFRTGVAVGTDVTWEQLRRRYDAVVVATGATVPRDLPIPGRDLEGVHFAMDYLVPSNRKVAGEDPANHIDARGKHVVILGGGDTGADCIGTAHRHQAASVTTLAIGKQPPAERATHQPWPTFPTLFEVASAHEEGGERTYLASTVEFVGENGKLTGVKVAETEFVDGKRLPKAGTERIIPADLVFLSLGFTGAEPAGITEQVSAEFDSRGNVARDGYYMTNTEGVFVAGDAGRGQSLIVWAIAEGRACAAAVDKFLMGSTILPAPVAPTDRAIAVL is encoded by the coding sequence GTGGCTGATCCACGCGGATTTCTGAAAGTCCGGCAGCGCGAGACGCAGCCACGCCGTCCCGTTCCGGTCCGCATCATGGACTGGAAAGAAGTGTACGAAGCCCAGGAAAAGGGTGTCCTGAAGAGCCAGGCAGGCCGCTGCATGGACTGCGGCGTTCCGTTCTGCCACCAGGGCTGCCCGCTGGGCAACTTGATTCCCGAATGGAACGACCTCGTGTGGCGGGACAAGGGTGAAGAAGCGATTGAGCGCCTTCACGCGACGAACAACTTCCCGGAGTTCACGGGCCGCCTGTGCCCCGCACCCTGCGAAGCGTCCTGCGTGCTGGGGATCAACCAGCCTGCTGTGACCATCAAGCAGGTTGAGGTCTCCATCATCGACCAGGCTTTCGACAACGACTGGGTCCAGCCCCTGCCTCCGACGCGCCTGACCGGCAAGACGGTCGCGGTTGTGGGTTCCGGCCCGGCCGGCCTGGCCGTGGCACAGCAGCTGACCCGCGTGGGCCACACCGTTGCCGTGTACGAGCGCGATGACAAGATCGGCGGCCTGCTCCGCTACGGCATCCCCGACTTCAAGATGGAGAAGGAACAGGTTGACCGCCGCCTTGAGCAGATGAAGGCCGAAGGCACCCGCTTCCGGACCGGCGTCGCAGTTGGTACGGACGTGACCTGGGAGCAGTTGCGACGCCGTTACGACGCCGTCGTGGTTGCCACCGGAGCGACCGTTCCGCGCGACCTTCCCATTCCCGGACGTGACCTTGAGGGCGTCCACTTCGCCATGGACTACCTGGTCCCGTCCAACCGCAAGGTTGCGGGGGAGGACCCCGCGAACCACATCGACGCCCGTGGCAAGCACGTTGTCATCCTCGGTGGCGGCGATACCGGTGCTGACTGCATCGGCACCGCGCATCGCCACCAGGCGGCCTCGGTGACCACCCTCGCGATCGGCAAGCAGCCGCCCGCCGAGCGTGCCACCCACCAGCCGTGGCCCACGTTCCCCACCCTGTTCGAGGTCGCCAGCGCCCACGAAGAAGGTGGCGAGCGTACCTACCTTGCATCCACCGTTGAGTTCGTTGGAGAAAACGGCAAACTCACCGGAGTTAAAGTTGCTGAAACCGAGTTCGTGGACGGCAAACGCCTTCCCAAAGCCGGTACAGAACGGATCATCCCAGCTGACCTTGTCTTCCTGAGCCTTGGCTTTACCGGTGCTGAGCCGGCAGGAATCACGGAGCAGGTCAGCGCAGAGTTCGACAGTCGGGGCAACGTTGCCCGCGACGGCTACTACATGACGAACACCGAGGGCGTGTTTGTTGCCGGCGATGCCGGACGTGGCCAGTCACTGATTGTGTGGGCCATTGCGGAAGGCCGTGCATGTGCGGCCGCAGTGGACAAGTTCCTGATGGGAAGCACCATTCTCCCGGCACCGGTCGCCCCCACCGACCGGGCGATAGCGGTCTTATAG
- a CDS encoding type II toxin-antitoxin system RelE/ParE family toxin produces the protein MQVDYEDEDLRRLAYEPDPRTSRWAPNLTKAYRRRIQQLHAAVTDQDLRALKSLHLEKLKGDRAGTWSIRIDTQYRLFLRFQTQHGGRIAIVVEAVDYH, from the coding sequence ATGCAGGTGGACTACGAGGACGAGGATCTCCGGAGACTCGCCTACGAGCCAGACCCCCGCACTTCACGTTGGGCCCCGAACCTAACCAAGGCTTACAGGCGAAGGATCCAACAGCTCCATGCGGCGGTCACTGATCAAGATTTGAGAGCACTGAAGTCTCTTCACCTGGAGAAGTTGAAGGGCGACCGTGCTGGAACATGGTCGATTCGAATAGACACGCAATACCGGCTGTTTCTTCGGTTCCAGACTCAGCATGGCGGCCGAATAGCCATCGTTGTTGAAGCCGTTGACTACCATTGA
- a CDS encoding C40 family peptidase has translation MPGWSAMSKGQAAQAVQVSAFPELYARWEPRATAIVDLLQGVTTVPTCSAVESGGPDPVSAEGLSQIRQDILRFTQAGLGGAYVWGGTAFKAWDCSGFVQWIYRQVGIELPRVEQWRVGRMTDSPQIGDLVVQNPQGPYNWGHVGIYAGDGMMYSALNPSAGTLLHPIDWNPGTAYFNLLF, from the coding sequence GTGCCGGGCTGGTCTGCCATGAGCAAAGGGCAAGCAGCCCAAGCAGTCCAAGTTTCAGCGTTTCCAGAGCTCTACGCCCGATGGGAACCACGGGCGACCGCGATCGTTGACCTGCTCCAGGGTGTCACCACGGTCCCGACGTGCAGCGCGGTGGAGAGCGGTGGGCCTGATCCGGTGTCTGCGGAAGGTTTGTCTCAAATCAGGCAGGACATTCTGCGCTTCACCCAGGCAGGGTTGGGCGGTGCTTACGTCTGGGGTGGAACGGCATTCAAGGCCTGGGATTGCTCCGGATTCGTGCAGTGGATCTATCGGCAGGTTGGGATCGAATTGCCGCGTGTGGAGCAGTGGCGGGTCGGGCGAATGACGGACAGCCCACAGATCGGGGACCTTGTCGTGCAGAACCCACAGGGTCCATATAACTGGGGGCATGTGGGGATCTATGCTGGCGACGGCATGATGTATAGCGCGCTCAACCCGTCCGCTGGGACATTGCTACATCCGATCGACTGGAACCCCGGAACGGCCTATTTCAATCTACTGTTCTGA
- a CDS encoding sigma factor yields MSLEHLAGNAEFVNSTPSPVDISLLNPVAPTLTVPVDQMMASVEGVRRYVVSHLGRIGRSCDVDDVMQDIRMAVWDGVARGHYRQIPGVPFGAWVQGVAGNVCAAHVRKELGHKTLPLLVDPGEGESSEFLQQLTVLVVSRDYRGAEEVIDQEWAHMVLMLTRAAVSAPVWRLAVGSLTEPRRYAPPSPQDRRRWNAVTAVRQTAKTVSQALDVDPEAVHDMPGLCRHAVGCLPSPLLRGVAEAIVLPEHHGVERQAAIAAVAEEYNVTDRYVAVQIGTARRLYQTAWRVIRSSMTSAV; encoded by the coding sequence ATGAGCCTGGAACACCTGGCGGGCAACGCTGAATTCGTAAATTCAACGCCATCCCCGGTAGATATTTCGCTGCTGAATCCCGTGGCGCCGACCCTGACAGTTCCCGTCGACCAGATGATGGCATCGGTAGAAGGCGTGCGTCGCTACGTCGTCTCGCACTTAGGTCGGATCGGCCGCTCGTGCGATGTGGACGATGTCATGCAAGACATCAGGATGGCTGTCTGGGACGGGGTGGCACGCGGACACTACCGGCAGATCCCTGGAGTTCCATTTGGGGCATGGGTGCAAGGAGTAGCGGGAAATGTCTGTGCTGCGCATGTCCGTAAGGAACTCGGCCACAAGACGTTGCCCCTGCTTGTAGATCCCGGCGAGGGGGAGAGCTCGGAATTTCTGCAGCAGCTAACGGTGCTAGTCGTGTCCCGTGACTACCGCGGTGCTGAGGAGGTCATCGATCAAGAATGGGCGCACATGGTTCTCATGCTGACTCGGGCCGCTGTGTCAGCTCCGGTATGGCGCCTCGCAGTGGGCAGCCTTACCGAGCCGCGACGATACGCACCACCGTCGCCTCAAGACCGTCGCCGCTGGAACGCGGTCACCGCGGTTCGGCAGACTGCAAAGACAGTAAGCCAAGCGTTGGATGTAGATCCTGAAGCTGTGCATGACATGCCCGGTTTGTGCCGGCACGCCGTTGGCTGTCTGCCCAGTCCGCTGCTACGGGGAGTGGCCGAAGCAATCGTTCTGCCCGAACATCACGGCGTCGAACGGCAGGCTGCCATCGCTGCTGTTGCCGAGGAGTACAACGTCACTGATCGATATGTGGCAGTTCAAATCGGCACGGCCCGTCGGTTGTATCAAACGGCATGGCGAGTCATTCGCAGTTCCATGACTTCGGCTGTTTGA
- a CDS encoding DUF3892 domain-containing protein, whose product MAVRITHVHIEGYPEDHLHITSYKWINEADNNTGTSNKPTMVEWIDVKKGRAYVGTGSSKVEVGVVRPDNAAAYLRTYADGQWNNNLLALPRF is encoded by the coding sequence ATGGCCGTAAGAATCACCCACGTACACATTGAGGGATACCCGGAAGATCACCTCCACATCACCAGCTACAAATGGATCAACGAGGCGGACAACAACACGGGCACGAGCAACAAGCCGACGATGGTCGAGTGGATTGACGTGAAAAAGGGCCGCGCCTATGTGGGGACCGGCTCTTCGAAAGTGGAAGTGGGGGTGGTCCGCCCCGATAACGCGGCCGCGTACCTCCGCACTTACGCCGATGGCCAGTGGAACAACAACCTACTGGCCTTGCCCAGGTTCTGA
- a CDS encoding alpha/beta fold hydrolase codes for MDSGDLKQATAGIWSGYVYSKPEQLGLPYRDVAIPVDNGVAPAWRFDPPAGVEASGVWAIHIHGMGGRRAGTLRGIPVARRLRLTSLVVSLRNDGDAPPSYDGRYRLGQTEWRDVEAGINYAVSNGAERLVLFGWSLGASIALQAAAQSPNSSRVAGMVLDAPVFDWRTTLAANAKAAGLPRPLVHLGFTILRSKRLRWLTGLAEPITLDSLDWLARATELDKPVLVLHGKKDDTTPFEVSKNAASLRPDLVRLVEFESVGHSLEWNVDTEKWERSVEEWFHGLPLACSSPGQAGAQA; via the coding sequence GTGGACTCTGGGGACCTCAAACAAGCTACGGCCGGTATCTGGAGCGGGTACGTTTACTCGAAACCGGAGCAACTTGGTCTGCCGTACCGAGACGTTGCGATTCCAGTCGACAACGGTGTCGCCCCAGCGTGGAGGTTCGATCCGCCCGCCGGTGTCGAAGCATCCGGTGTCTGGGCCATCCACATCCACGGAATGGGCGGCCGGAGGGCCGGCACTCTCAGAGGCATACCAGTCGCAAGACGTCTGAGGCTGACGTCGCTGGTAGTCTCGTTGCGCAACGACGGCGACGCCCCGCCGTCTTACGATGGCCGCTACCGTCTCGGCCAGACAGAGTGGCGCGACGTCGAGGCTGGCATCAACTACGCCGTTTCCAATGGCGCTGAACGCCTTGTCCTTTTCGGATGGTCACTGGGCGCTTCCATCGCCCTTCAAGCAGCGGCCCAGTCGCCGAATTCCTCGCGAGTAGCCGGGATGGTTCTCGACGCGCCAGTCTTCGACTGGCGAACGACCCTGGCAGCGAACGCCAAGGCGGCCGGACTTCCTCGGCCACTTGTGCACCTGGGCTTCACCATTCTTCGATCCAAGCGCCTCCGGTGGTTGACCGGCCTTGCTGAACCCATAACTCTCGATTCCCTGGATTGGCTGGCGCGAGCAACTGAACTGGACAAACCGGTCCTCGTACTCCATGGAAAGAAGGACGACACAACGCCCTTCGAAGTATCGAAGAACGCTGCCAGTCTGAGGCCGGACCTAGTCAGATTGGTGGAGTTTGAATCCGTGGGTCACTCTCTGGAGTGGAATGTCGACACCGAAAAGTGGGAGCGATCGGTCGAGGAGTGGTTCCACGGTCTCCCGCTGGCTTGCTCTAGTCCTGGACAAGCGGGAGCGCAGGCGTAG
- a CDS encoding site-specific integrase, which translates to MASIRKRVKKDGSSSFMVVWRDPKIRKQQGITVDSAHEAETLKRLLDANGQSFEIAQQALLDNRAKIPTVGEVIQEHIDLLIRPSSGTVKTYQTMLDLHVKKVIGHVAVDKLDYRMIAYWVKSMMAKGRSPKTIKNVHGLISASMNTAEMLGYITRNPCRGVQLPSVEKAEDEMMFLTHAEFGLIMDGMGERYKDFTNFLVMTGTRFGEATALTVADIDLLGKPATARINKAWKRDGQNQFYIGPTKTGAGKRTIGLNPALVDLLIPLVAGRLGGDLLFTTPRGERIVHKLYWHHYWMPAVKAAQDRGLRKNPRIHDLRHTHASWLIQDGVPIFTISRRLGHASTRTTEGVYGHLMPEALQAGADATERSVSAFMR; encoded by the coding sequence GTGGCTAGTATCCGGAAACGCGTCAAAAAGGACGGCTCTTCGTCCTTCATGGTGGTCTGGCGCGACCCCAAGATCCGGAAGCAGCAGGGCATCACTGTCGACTCCGCGCATGAGGCGGAAACGCTCAAGCGGTTGCTCGATGCGAACGGCCAGTCCTTCGAAATCGCACAGCAGGCACTGCTGGACAACAGGGCAAAGATACCCACTGTTGGCGAAGTAATCCAGGAGCACATCGACCTCCTGATCCGGCCGTCGAGCGGGACTGTGAAGACGTATCAGACCATGCTTGATCTCCACGTAAAGAAGGTCATCGGGCACGTCGCCGTCGACAAGCTGGATTATCGGATGATCGCCTACTGGGTGAAGTCGATGATGGCCAAAGGGCGGTCGCCGAAGACGATCAAGAACGTCCACGGGCTGATCTCTGCTTCGATGAACACTGCGGAGATGCTGGGGTACATCACGCGCAATCCTTGCCGCGGCGTGCAGTTGCCTAGCGTCGAAAAGGCCGAGGATGAAATGATGTTCCTCACCCATGCTGAGTTCGGTCTGATCATGGACGGTATGGGGGAGCGGTACAAGGACTTCACCAACTTCCTGGTGATGACCGGGACGCGCTTTGGGGAAGCCACGGCGCTGACCGTCGCGGACATTGATCTGCTGGGCAAACCGGCGACCGCTCGGATTAATAAGGCATGGAAGCGGGACGGGCAGAACCAGTTCTATATCGGCCCGACGAAGACCGGCGCGGGCAAACGGACCATCGGGTTGAACCCGGCGCTGGTTGACCTGCTCATCCCGTTGGTGGCTGGACGCCTTGGTGGTGACCTGCTTTTCACGACACCCAGAGGTGAGCGGATTGTTCACAAACTCTACTGGCACCACTACTGGATGCCGGCGGTCAAGGCAGCCCAGGATCGCGGCCTGAGGAAGAATCCACGTATTCACGATCTACGCCACACCCATGCCTCGTGGTTGATTCAGGATGGTGTCCCTATCTTCACTATCTCGCGTCGGTTGGGTCACGCCTCGACCAGGACTACAGAGGGCGTCTATGGGCACCTGATGCCGGAAGCGCTGCAGGCTGGGGCGGATGCAACGGAGCGGTCGGTGTCGGCGTTCATGCGCTGA